The Gemmatimonas aurantiaca T-27 DNA segment TGCTGGGCGCCACGACGCGCGCCGACGTGGTGGTCGACAGTGTTCGCCGCACGATCGAACGGGTGCGCGCACTCACGGCCACCATACCGGAACGCCCCACCGTGGTGTGGCCGGTGTGGGAGTCTCCCCCGATGGTGATCGGCGGAGGCAGTTATCTCGACGAACTGCTCACCATCGCCGGGGCTCGCAACGTCTTTCATGACGACTCCACGGCGTCGCCGTCGGTGAGTATCGAGGAGATCGCGCGGCGTGCCCCTGCGTTGGTCATCACAGGGTCGACCCGCGTGGCCGCATTGAAAGAGGCGACGTCATGGCGCGCCGTTCCGGCGGTACGCGAAGGACACTTTGTGGTGGTCGATCAGGACGTGACCGGACGGCCGTCGGTGGTACTGGGCATGGCCGCTACACATCTGGCGCGACTGTTTCATCCGACGCTGGCCGATTCTCTTCGGTGACGCGGTGAACACACGCGCCTGGCACAACTCGTGGGTGTGGGGCGGCGGACTACTGGCCCTGGCCGTCGTCGCGGTGGTGGGCGTGATGGTGGGCGCTGTCCCACTTTCTACCGCTGATGTGTTCAACGCGGTGCAGGGGCAGGGACATCCGTCGACCGTGGCGATTGTGCGTGATCTGCGATTGCCCCGCGTCTTGCTGGCCGCGCTGGTCGGCGCGGGGCTCTCGATGAGTGGCGGTGCCTTGCAGGGCACACTGCGCAATCCACTGGCCGAGCCCTACCTGCTGGGTGTGTCGGGGGGAGCGGCCGTGGGGGCGGTGTTGGCCATGGCACTGGGGGTGGCAGCACCGCTGGTGGTCACGGCCTGTGCCTTCGCCGGCGCGGCCGCAGCCACGGTGCTGGTGGCAGGGCTGGCGCGTGTCGTGGGTGGCAGTGGCGACACCCGGTTGTTGCTGATGTCTGGTGTGGTGGTGGGAGCCTTTGCCAATGCCACCATTCTCGTGGCGCTGGCCGGCGCGCCGCCCGAACGGCTGCGCGGAGCTTTGTGGTGGAT contains these protein-coding regions:
- a CDS encoding FecCD family ABC transporter permease is translated as MNTRAWHNSWVWGGGLLALAVVAVVGVMVGAVPLSTADVFNAVQGQGHPSTVAIVRDLRLPRVLLAALVGAGLSMSGGALQGTLRNPLAEPYLLGVSGGAAVGAVLAMALGVAAPLVVTACAFAGAAAATVLVAGLARVVGGSGDTRLLLMSGVVVGAFANATILVALAGAPPERLRGALWWMMGSAADASWGAVGRSVVAIGALGALLIWRARELDVLALGAEPAAALGVNVERAARRTFLVASWLAAATVAAAGLIGFIGLVVPNLARALGARQHRTMLLLSALYGAVLLIVADIAARTLRAPVELPLGALTALIGVPFFLMRLRKVMT